In a single window of the Pontibacter russatus genome:
- a CDS encoding SDR family NAD(P)-dependent oxidoreductase, translating into MKAVNIYIITGASKGIGKAIAEELLKDGNNQVVGVQRTNSISHPNYRHQPLDFSDIDAVEHNLQKVFLPYPGAARLVLVNNAGVLGDIGYIGEGMPNERFEFVFDVNVVVPAMLMNTFLQVYKDHPAQKVVVNVSSGAGKYPVDGWASYCASKAAIDMLSLTVQKEQEVRGTSTRIYALSPGVVDTAMQESIREADASRFSAVEKFRDYKAHGELASPEEVGRKIVHFLYNTENYKEVIVSVRDM; encoded by the coding sequence GTGAAAGCAGTGAACATCTATATCATCACAGGAGCCAGCAAGGGTATTGGCAAGGCAATAGCAGAAGAACTGTTAAAGGACGGAAACAACCAGGTGGTGGGCGTGCAGCGGACCAACAGCATCAGCCACCCGAACTACCGCCACCAGCCCCTGGATTTCTCTGACATCGATGCCGTGGAGCACAACCTCCAAAAAGTATTTCTGCCTTACCCGGGTGCCGCCAGGCTGGTGCTGGTGAACAATGCCGGTGTGCTGGGAGACATCGGGTATATAGGCGAAGGGATGCCGAACGAGCGCTTCGAGTTTGTCTTCGATGTGAACGTGGTGGTGCCAGCCATGCTGATGAACACCTTTCTGCAGGTATATAAAGATCATCCGGCGCAGAAAGTGGTGGTGAACGTGAGTTCCGGTGCGGGAAAGTACCCCGTGGACGGTTGGGCCAGCTACTGCGCCTCCAAAGCCGCTATTGATATGCTGTCGCTGACGGTGCAGAAAGAGCAGGAGGTGCGTGGCACCAGTACCCGCATATATGCCCTTTCGCCGGGGGTGGTGGATACGGCCATGCAGGAGAGCATCCGGGAAGCCGACGCCAGCCGGTTCAGTGCCGTGGAGAAGTTCCGGGATTACAAAGCCCACGGAGAGCTGGCCTCGCCGGAGGAAGTAGGCCGGAAGATCGTGCACTTCCTGTATAACACGGAAAACTATAAGGAAGTAATTGTGTCGGTGCGGGATATGTGA
- a CDS encoding HepT-like ribonuclease domain-containing protein, translating to MYLEDILVSINRIVEYMEGYTFVDFKRDHKTVDAVIRNFEVIGEASNKLPKEIKSKYPMVPWAEMYLLRNKISHEYFGVDFEIIWDVATNHLPDNKIQIEEILNKEK from the coding sequence ATGTATCTTGAAGACATTCTTGTGTCTATTAACCGCATAGTTGAATATATGGAGGGGTATACCTTTGTTGACTTCAAGAGAGATCATAAAACAGTTGATGCGGTGATTCGGAATTTCGAGGTTATCGGAGAAGCCTCAAATAAATTGCCGAAGGAAATAAAATCAAAATATCCGATGGTTCCTTGGGCTGAGATGTACTTGTTGAGAAACAAGATTTCTCATGAGTACTTTGGAGTTGACTTTGAAATAATCTGGGATGTTGCCACGAATCATTTACCTGACAATAAAATTCAAATAGAAGAAATATTGAATAAAGAAAAGTAA
- the acs gene encoding acetate--CoA ligase, with amino-acid sequence MTNYQIKTYEEYQQAYARSVEDPESFWAGIADTFTWRKKWDKTLEWNFQEPDIKWFQGGKLNITENCLDRHLKTRGNKLALIWEPNDPKERFIRYTYRELYEKVCQFANVLKKNGAKKGDRICIYMPMIPELAFAVLACARIGAVHSVVFAGFSASAMADRINDAQCSMVLTSDGLNRGAKQIPVKRVVDEALEHCASVQKVIVVERLGWAVNMVEGRDVWYHDEVQGVSKECPAEEMDAEDMLFILYTSGSTGKPKGVVHTCGGYMVYAQYTFMNVFQYQESDVYWCTADIGWVTGHTYLLYGPLLSGATTLMFEGVPTYPDNGRFWQVVDKFSVSIFYTAPTAIRALMGGDIEDVLSYSLDSLRVLGSVGEPINEEAWHWYHTHVGKNRCPVVDTWWQTETGGIMISSLANVTPTKPAHAAYPLPGVQPILVDAEGNEITENEVEGYLCMKFPWPGIIRTTYGDHERARLSYFSTYKGLYFTGDGAKRDGNGLYRIIGRVDDVINVSGHRFGTAEIEEAINHNEHVVESAVVGYPHDVKGQGIYAFVICRDVPEHVDWLRAEIVETVVEKIGKIARPDKIQIVSGLPKTRSGKIMRRILRKVAEGDTSNLGDTSTLLDPAVVDEIKEGAL; translated from the coding sequence ATGACGAACTACCAGATTAAAACCTATGAAGAATACCAGCAAGCCTATGCCCGTAGTGTAGAGGACCCGGAGAGTTTCTGGGCCGGCATCGCCGACACCTTCACCTGGCGCAAAAAGTGGGACAAGACGCTGGAGTGGAATTTTCAGGAGCCGGACATCAAGTGGTTCCAGGGAGGAAAGCTCAACATTACCGAAAACTGCCTGGACCGCCACCTGAAGACGCGCGGCAACAAGCTGGCCCTGATCTGGGAGCCGAACGACCCGAAGGAGCGTTTTATCCGCTACACCTACCGCGAGCTGTACGAGAAGGTCTGCCAGTTTGCCAACGTGCTGAAGAAGAACGGCGCGAAGAAGGGCGACCGCATCTGCATTTATATGCCCATGATTCCCGAGCTGGCTTTCGCCGTGCTGGCCTGCGCCCGCATCGGTGCCGTTCATTCGGTGGTGTTCGCCGGTTTCTCCGCCTCGGCGATGGCCGACCGCATCAATGACGCGCAGTGCAGCATGGTGCTGACCTCTGACGGCCTGAACCGCGGCGCCAAACAGATACCCGTGAAGCGCGTGGTGGATGAGGCGCTGGAGCACTGCGCCTCGGTGCAGAAAGTGATTGTGGTGGAGCGCCTGGGCTGGGCCGTGAACATGGTGGAGGGCCGCGACGTGTGGTACCATGACGAGGTGCAGGGGGTGAGCAAAGAGTGCCCCGCCGAGGAGATGGACGCCGAGGACATGCTCTTTATTTTATATACCTCCGGCTCCACGGGCAAGCCCAAAGGCGTGGTACACACCTGCGGCGGCTATATGGTGTACGCCCAGTACACGTTTATGAACGTGTTTCAGTACCAGGAGAGCGACGTGTACTGGTGTACCGCCGACATCGGCTGGGTGACGGGCCATACCTACCTGCTGTACGGGCCGCTGCTCTCGGGGGCCACCACGCTCATGTTCGAGGGCGTGCCCACCTACCCCGACAATGGCCGCTTCTGGCAGGTGGTGGACAAATTCAGCGTCTCGATTTTCTATACCGCGCCAACGGCCATCCGGGCGCTGATGGGCGGCGATATCGAGGATGTGCTGTCCTACAGCCTCGACTCGCTGCGGGTGCTCGGCTCGGTAGGAGAGCCCATCAACGAAGAGGCCTGGCACTGGTACCACACCCACGTGGGCAAAAACCGCTGCCCGGTGGTGGACACCTGGTGGCAGACCGAGACGGGCGGCATCATGATATCTTCGCTGGCGAACGTGACGCCCACCAAGCCTGCCCACGCCGCCTATCCGCTGCCGGGGGTACAACCCATTCTGGTGGATGCCGAGGGAAATGAAATCACAGAGAACGAGGTGGAGGGCTACCTGTGCATGAAGTTCCCGTGGCCAGGCATCATCCGGACCACCTACGGCGACCATGAGCGCGCCCGCCTCAGCTATTTCTCCACCTACAAAGGCCTCTACTTTACCGGCGACGGCGCCAAGCGCGACGGGAACGGCCTGTACCGCATCATCGGCCGCGTGGACGATGTGATAAACGTGTCGGGGCACCGCTTCGGGACGGCTGAGATTGAGGAAGCCATCAACCACAACGAGCACGTGGTGGAGTCGGCGGTGGTGGGCTACCCACATGATGTGAAAGGGCAGGGCATCTATGCCTTCGTCATTTGCAGAGACGTACCGGAGCATGTAGATTGGTTGCGGGCAGAGATTGTGGAGACGGTGGTGGAGAAAATAGGCAAGATAGCGCGGCCCGACAAAATCCAGATTGTGAGCGGCCTGCCCAAAACGCGCTCCGGCAAGATCATGCGCCGCATCCTGCGCAAAGTGGCCGAAGGCGACACCTCCAACCTCGGCGACACCTCCACGCTGCTGGACCCAGCGGTGGTTGACGAGATAAAGGAAGGAGCGTTGTAG
- the xerD gene encoding site-specific tyrosine recombinase XerD — protein sequence MNWPVCIKQFEEYLKLEKSLSRHSVEAYLRDIGKLADFLDMKKLRVAPEHITPAILRDFLEWIGELGMTPHSQARTLSGIRAFYKFLIMEDMLQNDPTDTIEAPKLRRKLPDTLHFHEIEQMLAAIDLSTPEGTRNRAMLETLYSSGLRVTELLDLKISNLYEDMGFLKVAGKGDKERLVPIGRDALKHIQLYREGVRCHLTIKKGHEDVLFLNRRGAKMSRVMMFMIIKEVAAKAGIQKTVSPHTFRHSFATHLIEGGADLRAVQEMLGHESITTTEIYTHLDRDYLKQVIKDYHPRS from the coding sequence GTGAACTGGCCTGTCTGCATCAAACAATTCGAGGAGTACCTGAAGCTGGAGAAGTCGCTCTCGCGCCACTCCGTGGAGGCCTACCTGCGCGACATCGGGAAGCTAGCGGATTTCCTGGACATGAAGAAGCTGCGGGTGGCGCCCGAGCATATAACGCCTGCCATCCTCCGCGACTTTCTGGAGTGGATTGGGGAACTGGGGATGACACCCCATTCGCAGGCCCGCACCCTGTCCGGCATCCGCGCCTTCTACAAGTTCCTGATCATGGAGGACATGCTGCAGAACGACCCCACCGACACCATCGAGGCGCCAAAGCTGCGCCGCAAGCTGCCCGACACACTGCACTTCCATGAGATAGAGCAGATGCTGGCCGCCATCGACCTGTCGACGCCAGAAGGCACCCGCAACCGCGCCATGCTGGAAACGCTTTATTCCTCCGGGCTGCGCGTCACCGAGCTGCTCGACCTGAAAATCAGCAACCTCTACGAGGACATGGGCTTCCTGAAGGTGGCCGGTAAAGGCGACAAAGAGCGCCTGGTGCCGATTGGCCGCGATGCCCTGAAGCACATCCAGCTATATCGGGAGGGGGTGCGCTGCCACCTTACCATCAAAAAAGGCCACGAAGACGTTTTGTTCCTGAACCGGCGCGGGGCCAAAATGTCGCGCGTGATGATGTTCATGATCATCAAAGAGGTGGCCGCCAAAGCCGGCATCCAGAAAACGGTGAGCCCGCACACTTTCCGCCACTCCTTCGCCACGCACCTGATAGAAGGCGGCGCCGACCTGCGCGCCGTGCAGGAAATGCTGGGCCACGAGTCTATCACCACTACCGAAATCTATACGCACCTGGACAGGGACTACCTGAAGCAGGTAATCAAGGATTACCACCCGAGAAGTTAG
- a CDS encoding tRNA1(Val) (adenine(37)-N6)-methyltransferase has product MPNDFFQFKQFRVAQDRCAMKVCTDSCLFGAYIDVAGARRVLDIGAGTGLLSLMVAQRSEAVVDAVEINPEAQVQARENFAVSPWADRLRLHAEPLQHYAAQQPYDVILSNPPFFLASLKSENAAKNTARHTGDLLFEDILHFARQHLTPQGHLFLLLPPAEAALFQKAAQAYGFHLAETVEVFTYRGGKCIRHIQTFGFAPVGQPLSRRLYIREADKATYTQEFIALLQPYYLHL; this is encoded by the coding sequence ATGCCAAACGACTTTTTCCAGTTTAAGCAGTTCCGGGTAGCGCAGGACAGGTGTGCGATGAAGGTGTGTACGGATTCCTGCCTTTTCGGGGCTTATATAGATGTGGCGGGTGCGCGGCGGGTGCTGGACATTGGGGCAGGCACCGGATTGCTGTCGCTGATGGTGGCGCAGCGAAGCGAGGCTGTGGTGGATGCCGTGGAAATAAATCCGGAGGCGCAGGTGCAGGCGAGGGAGAACTTCGCGGTGAGTCCCTGGGCTGACCGGCTTCGGCTGCACGCTGAGCCGCTACAACATTATGCGGCACAGCAGCCCTATGACGTGATTTTATCAAACCCGCCGTTTTTCCTGGCCTCGCTCAAATCAGAGAATGCGGCCAAAAATACCGCACGCCACACCGGCGACTTGCTTTTCGAGGACATCTTGCATTTCGCACGGCAGCACCTCACGCCGCAGGGCCACCTGTTCCTCTTGCTCCCACCTGCCGAAGCGGCCCTTTTTCAGAAAGCGGCGCAGGCATACGGTTTTCACTTAGCAGAAACGGTGGAGGTCTTCACCTATAGAGGCGGCAAGTGCATCCGCCATATCCAGACATTCGGCTTTGCCCCTGTAGGCCAGCCTCTAAGCAGGCGGCTATATATACGGGAGGCCGACAAGGCAACCTACACACAGGAGTTTATAGCACTGCTGCAGCCGTATTACCTGCATTTGTAG
- the rnhA gene encoding ribonuclease HI, whose protein sequence is MIELFTDGSSRGNPGPGGYGVILRWKQHVKEMSEGFRKTTNNRMELLAVIVGLEAITKPGMPVTVYSDSKYVVDAVEKRWVFGWQKKGFKGKANADLWARFLRIYPKHQVKFVWIRGHNGHPENERCDELAVASALSPSLLIDQGFESGASQPG, encoded by the coding sequence ATGATCGAACTTTTTACAGACGGCTCTTCCCGCGGAAACCCCGGCCCTGGCGGCTATGGCGTGATTTTGCGCTGGAAGCAGCATGTAAAGGAAATGAGCGAGGGCTTCCGCAAAACCACGAACAACCGCATGGAACTACTGGCCGTGATTGTGGGGCTGGAGGCCATCACCAAGCCCGGCATGCCCGTTACTGTTTACTCCGACTCAAAATACGTGGTGGACGCCGTGGAAAAGCGCTGGGTGTTCGGCTGGCAGAAGAAAGGCTTCAAGGGCAAAGCCAACGCCGACCTGTGGGCCCGTTTCCTGCGCATCTACCCGAAGCACCAGGTAAAATTTGTGTGGATACGCGGCCACAACGGCCATCCCGAAAACGAACGCTGCGACGAATTGGCCGTTGCCAGCGCCCTCTCCCCCAGCCTGCTCATCGACCAGGGCTTCGAGTCCGGTGCCTCGCAGCCGGGTTGA
- a CDS encoding MarC family protein has protein sequence MFSFKEIASVTLTLFAVIDIIGSIPIIIELRKREGRIESGKATIVSAILMIAFLFLGESILKLFAIDFQSFAMAGAIIIFLIGLEMILGKDFFHSDPESKSGSIVPLAFPLIVGAGTMTTLLSLRAAYSLPNVLVGIVLNLGFVYVVLKGSAYIERKLGKSGADALRKIFGIILLAIAIKLFKTNL, from the coding sequence ATTTTTAGTTTCAAGGAGATAGCTTCTGTCACGCTCACGCTCTTTGCCGTCATCGATATCATCGGCTCCATCCCCATCATCATCGAGCTGCGCAAGCGCGAGGGCCGTATAGAGTCGGGCAAGGCAACCATTGTGTCTGCCATCCTGATGATCGCGTTCCTGTTCCTGGGCGAGTCTATCCTTAAACTGTTCGCCATTGATTTCCAATCCTTCGCCATGGCCGGGGCCATCATCATCTTCCTGATCGGCCTGGAGATGATCCTGGGAAAGGACTTTTTCCACAGTGACCCGGAGTCGAAGAGCGGCTCCATTGTGCCGCTGGCGTTCCCGCTGATCGTGGGGGCCGGCACCATGACGACGCTCCTCTCGCTGCGCGCCGCCTACTCCCTCCCGAACGTGCTGGTGGGCATTGTCCTAAACCTGGGCTTCGTATATGTGGTGCTCAAAGGCTCGGCCTACATAGAGCGAAAGCTCGGCAAGTCGGGTGCCGACGCCCTCCGTAAGATTTTCGGCATCATCCTGCTGGCCATCGCTATCAAGCTCTTCAAGACGAATTTATAA
- a CDS encoding sodium:solute symporter family protein, with translation MGILTWTYILVGLSFALYIGIAIWSRAGSTKEFYVAGGGVSPLANGMATAADWMSAASFISMAGLISFMGYDGSVYLMGWTGGYVLLALLLAPYLRKFGKFTVPDFVGDRYYSRTARLVAVVCAIFISFTYVAGQMRGVGIVFSRFLEVQIETGVVIGMVIVLFYAVLGGMKGITYTQVAQYCVLIFAYMVPAIFISLMLTGNPIPQLGLGSELKEGGYMLDKLDGMLTELGFAAFTSGSKATIDVFFITAALMVGTAGLPHVIVRFFTVPRVRDARMSAGYALVFIAILYTTAPAVGAFGMYNMLQTTSNQPIADMPQWVTNWQKTGLIALDDKNGDGRIQYVKGPEQNELIIDKDIMVLANPEIAQLPNWVIALVAAGGLAAALSTAAGLLLVISTSISHDLLKKSFMPDISEKSELIAARVAAAVAVIVAGYFGINPPGFVAEVVAFAFGLAAASFFPVIIMGIFSKRMNREGAIAGMVTGLVFTIAYISYFKFISPEMDKPENWLFHISPEGIGTLGMILNFAVSFAVSRMTPPPPVAVQELVEEIRVPRGAEAAAVAH, from the coding sequence ATGGGAATTTTAACCTGGACATACATTCTGGTGGGGCTGAGTTTCGCCCTTTACATCGGCATTGCCATCTGGTCGCGCGCCGGCTCCACGAAAGAGTTTTATGTGGCGGGCGGCGGCGTGTCGCCGCTGGCGAACGGCATGGCCACCGCCGCCGACTGGATGTCAGCGGCCTCCTTTATCTCCATGGCGGGCCTCATCTCCTTCATGGGCTACGACGGCTCGGTTTACCTGATGGGCTGGACGGGCGGCTACGTGCTGCTGGCCCTGCTGCTGGCGCCCTACCTGCGCAAGTTCGGCAAGTTCACCGTCCCTGATTTTGTGGGCGACCGCTATTATTCCCGGACCGCGCGGCTGGTGGCCGTGGTCTGCGCCATATTCATCTCGTTTACCTATGTGGCGGGGCAGATGCGGGGCGTGGGCATCGTGTTCTCCCGTTTCCTGGAGGTGCAGATAGAGACGGGCGTGGTGATCGGGATGGTGATTGTGCTGTTTTATGCGGTGCTGGGCGGCATGAAGGGCATTACCTACACGCAGGTGGCGCAGTATTGCGTGCTGATTTTCGCCTATATGGTGCCGGCCATTTTCATCTCGCTCATGCTCACCGGCAACCCCATCCCGCAGCTCGGCCTTGGCAGCGAACTGAAGGAGGGTGGTTATATGCTGGACAAACTCGACGGGATGCTGACGGAGCTGGGCTTCGCTGCCTTCACGAGCGGGAGCAAGGCCACCATCGACGTGTTCTTTATCACAGCGGCGCTGATGGTGGGCACCGCCGGGCTGCCGCACGTGATCGTGCGCTTCTTCACGGTGCCGCGCGTGCGCGATGCCCGGATGTCGGCTGGCTACGCGCTGGTTTTCATTGCCATTTTATATACCACCGCGCCGGCCGTCGGAGCTTTCGGGATGTACAACATGCTGCAGACCACCAGCAACCAGCCCATAGCCGATATGCCCCAGTGGGTGACCAACTGGCAGAAAACGGGCCTGATTGCCCTGGACGACAAGAACGGCGACGGACGCATCCAGTATGTAAAAGGCCCGGAGCAGAACGAGCTGATCATCGACAAAGACATCATGGTGCTGGCCAACCCCGAGATTGCGCAGCTGCCCAACTGGGTGATTGCGCTGGTGGCGGCGGGCGGGCTGGCGGCGGCGCTCTCCACGGCGGCGGGCTTGCTGCTGGTTATCTCCACGTCCATCTCCCACGACCTGCTGAAGAAGTCTTTCATGCCGGATATCTCGGAGAAAAGCGAGTTGATTGCGGCCCGCGTGGCCGCCGCTGTAGCCGTGATTGTCGCGGGGTATTTCGGCATCAACCCGCCGGGCTTTGTGGCCGAGGTGGTGGCTTTTGCCTTCGGCCTGGCCGCCGCGTCGTTTTTCCCGGTCATCATCATGGGCATCTTCTCGAAGCGCATGAACCGGGAGGGGGCCATCGCCGGGATGGTGACCGGGCTGGTGTTCACCATCGCCTATATATCCTACTTCAAGTTCATCAGCCCCGAGATGGACAAGCCTGAGAACTGGCTGTTCCATATATCGCCGGAGGGCATCGGGACGCTGGGGATGATCCTGAACTTTGCCGTCTCCTTCGCCGTCTCCCGGATGACGCCGCCTCCGCCCGTCGCTGTGCAGGAACTGGTGGAGGAGATACGGGTGCCGCGCGGTGCAGAAGCCGCCGCCGTGGCGCATTAG
- a CDS encoding DUF4212 domain-containing protein translates to MDHKASMQQYWKRNVRILLTLLGIWFIVSFGCGILLVDELNRFRLGGFKLGFWFAQQGAIYFFVLIIFAYVWLMNRLDREFDVDEA, encoded by the coding sequence ATGGATCACAAGGCAAGCATGCAGCAGTACTGGAAGCGCAACGTGCGCATCCTCCTCACCCTGCTGGGGATATGGTTCATTGTTTCGTTCGGGTGCGGCATCTTGCTGGTCGACGAGCTGAACCGGTTCCGGCTGGGCGGCTTTAAGCTCGGTTTCTGGTTTGCCCAGCAGGGCGCCATTTACTTCTTCGTACTCATCATCTTCGCCTACGTGTGGCTCATGAACAGGCTCGACCGCGAGTTTGACGTTGACGAAGCATAA
- a CDS encoding aminotransferase class V-fold PLP-dependent enzyme, whose product MLNFYPGPSKVYPEVRNYLVDAYDEGIMSTPHRGDQFVQLSRDLVGLIRRRLNIPQDYHIFFTSSATECWEILIQSLTKNKSSHIYNGSFGEKWFQYAKKLRPNSEGFAFDLNSPMPVHEVQVSPDTELICFTQNETSNGTQVTPTCILNLHNRFRDTLIAVDATSSMAGLNLKMIKADIWFASVQKCFGLPAGLAVMACSPRTIFRAKKIAERAHYNSMVSIYEKMLNYQTTHTPNVLNLYLMKRVLEDRPFIKTIDGELTARAQDLYAFFAQFTDITLLVENEEVRSKTVLALQGSEKLVDELKKRALSHDMRLGNGYGPWARNTFRIANFPAILDEEYEELKRFFLHYYA is encoded by the coding sequence ATGCTCAACTTCTATCCAGGCCCCTCCAAAGTATACCCTGAAGTACGTAACTACCTGGTAGACGCGTATGACGAAGGAATCATGAGCACGCCACACAGAGGAGATCAGTTCGTGCAGCTGTCGCGCGACCTGGTCGGGCTTATCAGGCGCAGGCTCAACATTCCGCAGGACTACCACATCTTCTTCACGTCCTCGGCCACGGAGTGCTGGGAAATACTCATCCAGAGCCTCACCAAAAACAAGAGCTCCCATATATACAACGGCTCGTTCGGGGAGAAGTGGTTTCAGTATGCTAAAAAGCTGCGCCCCAATTCCGAGGGATTTGCGTTTGACCTGAACAGCCCCATGCCGGTGCATGAGGTACAGGTGAGCCCGGATACGGAGTTGATCTGCTTCACGCAGAACGAGACATCGAACGGCACGCAGGTGACGCCTACCTGCATCCTGAACCTGCACAACCGTTTCCGCGACACCCTGATTGCCGTGGACGCGACCTCTTCCATGGCGGGTCTCAACCTCAAAATGATTAAGGCGGATATATGGTTTGCCTCGGTGCAGAAGTGCTTTGGCCTGCCCGCCGGGCTGGCCGTGATGGCCTGCTCGCCGCGCACCATTTTCCGGGCGAAGAAAATAGCCGAGCGGGCACACTATAACAGCATGGTTTCTATATATGAGAAGATGCTGAATTACCAGACCACGCACACGCCCAACGTGCTCAACCTGTACCTGATGAAGCGCGTGCTCGAAGACCGACCCTTTATCAAGACCATTGACGGGGAGCTGACCGCCAGGGCACAGGATTTATATGCCTTTTTCGCGCAGTTCACGGATATCACGCTGCTGGTGGAGAACGAGGAGGTGCGGTCTAAAACAGTGCTGGCGCTGCAGGGAAGCGAGAAGCTGGTGGACGAGTTGAAGAAGCGCGCCCTGTCCCATGACATGCGCCTGGGCAACGGCTACGGCCCCTGGGCCCGCAATACCTTCCGCATTGCCAACTTTCCGGCTATCCTCGACGAAGAGTACGAAGAACTGAAGCGCTTTTTCCTGCACTATTACGCTTAA
- the aroQ gene encoding type II 3-dehydroquinate dehydratase — protein sequence MKILILNGPNLNLLGHREKSIYGSRSFEDYFEELKQDLPALELSYFQSNTEGALIDKLHEVGFSDYKGIIFNAGAYTHTSVALSDAIKAIEVPVVEVHISNVYAREAFRHKSMIAPYCKGSISGFGLESYRLALQYFERLKPKQIGFGAKN from the coding sequence ATGAAGATCCTTATCCTGAACGGCCCGAACCTGAACCTGCTGGGCCACCGCGAGAAATCAATATATGGCAGCCGCTCTTTCGAAGATTATTTTGAGGAGTTGAAGCAAGACCTGCCGGCGCTGGAGCTCTCCTACTTTCAGTCGAACACGGAGGGCGCGCTGATAGACAAGCTGCATGAGGTGGGCTTCAGCGACTACAAAGGCATCATCTTTAACGCCGGCGCCTACACCCATACCTCCGTGGCCCTCTCTGATGCCATCAAGGCGATAGAGGTGCCGGTGGTGGAGGTTCACATCTCCAACGTATACGCCCGCGAGGCCTTCCGCCACAAGAGCATGATCGCGCCTTACTGCAAAGGCAGCATCAGCGGCTTCGGACTGGAAAGTTACCGGCTTGCGCTTCAGTACTTTGAGCGCCTGAAGCCAAAACAAATCGGGTTCGGTGCAAAGAATTAG
- a CDS encoding nucleotidyltransferase family protein, protein MITKYDILSKLKELKPALNRDYAVKEIGLFGSFSDDSYNEHSDIDLLVELERPIGWKFFSLELYLEKIFGRKIDLVTKNALKDQIKDGILQQVEYV, encoded by the coding sequence ATGATTACAAAGTATGACATTCTCTCCAAACTGAAAGAGCTGAAACCAGCACTTAACAGAGACTATGCGGTTAAAGAAATTGGATTGTTCGGTTCATTTTCGGACGATTCGTACAATGAGCACAGTGACATTGACTTACTGGTGGAACTGGAAAGGCCTATCGGGTGGAAATTCTTCTCCCTGGAGCTATACCTCGAGAAAATATTTGGCCGAAAAATCGACCTGGTGACTAAAAATGCGCTCAAAGACCAGATCAAAGACGGTATCCTGCAGCAAGTTGAATACGTGTAA